A section of the Humulus lupulus chromosome 2, drHumLupu1.1, whole genome shotgun sequence genome encodes:
- the LOC133818370 gene encoding F-box protein SNE, translating into MEIYRISKTMQQNDIGVAYRDYTKRQAFCINDHIDILIEVLKRLDGASLGVAACVCRLWCALARNDSLWEHLCFRHVSSPPPPTVRPVVVALGGYKRLYMVCVRPVLSRLGGDSGVLRRRIWTRDEVQLSLSLFCVDYYERLGKLGGGGASDASASSLMFLCKPVNV; encoded by the coding sequence ATGGAAATATATAGAATCTCCAAAACCATGCAGCAAAATGACATCGGAGTAGCATATAGAGATTACACAAAACGACAAGCGTTTTGTATTAACGACCACATTGACATCCTCATAGAGGTCCTGAAGCGCCTAGACGGGGCCTCGCTCGGCGTGGCCGCCTGCGTGTGCCGACTCTGGTGCGCCCTCGCCCGCAACGACTCCCTATGGGAGCACCTATGCTTTCGCCACGTGTCGTCTCCACCGCCTCCTACAGTGCGGCCCGTGGTGGTGGCGCTCGGCGGGTATAAGCGGCTCTACATGGTCTGCGTCCGACCCGTGCTGAGTCGACTCGGCGGAGACTCGGGCGTGCTCCGACGCCGCATCTGGACTCGGGACGAGGTCCAGCTCTCGCTCTCACTCTTCTGCGTCGATTACTACGAGAGGCTTGGTAAGCTCGGTGGCGGTGGTGCTAGTGACGCCTCTGCATCGTCTCTCATGTTCCTCTGCAAGCCTGTGAACGTTTGA